A single region of the Erythrobacter sp. HL-111 genome encodes:
- a CDS encoding OmpA family protein: protein MKISRMLLGGTAALALIGTSGCVTDPNTGDRKASRTALGAGIGGTLGYLLGGAIGGDAARIIGAGIGGSAGAVIGKQYDDQIRELDELTEGTGVEVEEVGDQEAILLRMPDGVTFASGSAQINPGFYDTLNSVADNLVNYPNSLIDVYGFTDTTGSDSLNQRLSEQRAQAVADYLSARGVARSRLATQGYGEQYDYLRVKTEDGVDEPLNRRVEIKIIPISQDDVEAARSN, encoded by the coding sequence ATGAAGATTTCTCGGATGCTTCTGGGCGGCACGGCCGCCCTCGCGCTAATCGGGACGAGCGGCTGCGTCACCGATCCCAACACCGGCGATCGCAAGGCTTCGCGCACCGCGCTCGGCGCCGGGATCGGCGGCACGCTCGGCTACCTGCTCGGCGGCGCGATCGGCGGCGATGCGGCGCGCATCATCGGCGCGGGCATTGGCGGTTCGGCCGGCGCGGTGATCGGCAAGCAGTATGACGACCAGATCCGCGAACTCGACGAACTCACCGAAGGCACCGGGGTCGAGGTCGAGGAAGTCGGCGACCAGGAGGCGATCCTGCTGCGTATGCCCGACGGCGTGACCTTCGCGAGCGGCTCGGCCCAGATCAATCCCGGCTTCTACGACACGCTCAATTCCGTGGCGGACAATCTCGTCAACTATCCCAACAGCCTGATCGACGTCTACGGCTTCACCGACACGACCGGATCGGATTCGCTCAACCAGCGCCTGTCCGAACAGCGCGCGCAGGCGGTGGCCGATTACCTTTCGGCGCGCGGCGTGGCGCGCAGCCGCCTCGCCACGCAGGGCTATGGCGAGCAATACGACTACCTGCGGGTCAAGACCGAGGACGGGGTGGACGAACCGCTCAACCGCCGGGTCGAGATCAAGATCATCCCGATCTCGCAGGACGACGTGGAGGCCGCCCGCAGCAACTGA
- the ileS gene encoding isoleucine--tRNA ligase has product MSDQKRDQATRDYRDTVFLPKTDFPMKAGLPQKEPGIQARWEAIDLYARLREARRGREKFILHDGPPYANGEMHIGHALNHILKDMVVRSQSLMGKDAPYVPGWDCHGLPIEWKVEEQYRKKKLNKDDVPRSEFRAECRAYAQHWVDVQRGQLKRLGLMGDWDNPYLTMDYEAEGTIVAELMKFAEAGNLYRGAKPVMWSPVEKTALAEAEVEYEDITSTQIDVAFEIVESPIEELVGAHAVIWTTTPWTIPVNQALAYGPEVAYRLWTFSDDPGDQSAKSPSASIKSILVAEPLILDVLDRMVGQGTRPKNAGLEWYGESSPNHVKRFKGSDLAGTKVRHPMHRLGGFYATPRPLLPGDFVTTDSGTGLVHMAPDHGEDDFELCKTADLHPVFAVMDDGRYRDDWPWLGAGDCDAEGKERRRAVINANFNAPDGPICSDLREAGALLSASADYRHSYPHSWRSKAKVIYRCTPQWFVPMDKDLGESSVAILRQAQDERGGDMASHPASAQPEPVEGHVQPSTLREIALAEIERVEFTPARGSRRIGSMVEGRPDWVLSRQRAWGVPITLFVRPDGTYLQDPEVNARVIAAVRADGVDAWEEGRKAEFLGPDHDPADFEMVTDILDVWFDSGCTHAFVLESGKWPDLQWPADLYLEGSDQHRGWFQSSLLESCATRGRAPYDQILTHGFTMDAKGMKMSKSLGNTVNPLKLMEEYGADIIRLWALSVDFTADHRIGDEILKGVGDQYRRLRNTFRYLLGALDGWVGDFGDVAELPELEVYVLSLLSELDGKLRKAAEEYDFNAYTRLLVDFCNEDLSAFFFDIRKDTLYCDGPDSDTRNAYRAVLDLLFHSLVRYAAPVLVHTAEEVWLTRYPQDGEQGGSVHLLEWPSVPGVTADRAKWDALRALRERVTEAIEPLRRDKVIRSSNEAAVTVPASAVPAGVTEEQLAELFISATVTRGQGEAVTVTRSSDNKCGRCWRLLPDVPEDGALCGRCADVVAQLDEAAA; this is encoded by the coding sequence ATGTCTGACCAGAAGCGCGACCAAGCCACCAGGGATTACAGGGACACGGTCTTCCTGCCGAAGACCGATTTCCCGATGAAAGCCGGCCTTCCGCAGAAGGAACCGGGCATCCAGGCGCGCTGGGAGGCAATCGACCTCTACGCCAGGCTGCGCGAGGCGCGCCGGGGGCGCGAGAAGTTCATCCTCCACGACGGCCCGCCCTACGCCAATGGCGAAATGCATATCGGCCACGCGCTGAACCATATCCTGAAGGACATGGTGGTGCGCTCGCAGAGCCTGATGGGCAAGGACGCGCCCTATGTTCCCGGCTGGGACTGCCACGGCCTGCCGATCGAATGGAAGGTCGAGGAGCAGTACCGCAAGAAGAAGCTCAACAAGGACGACGTCCCGCGCAGCGAATTCCGCGCCGAATGCCGCGCCTATGCGCAGCACTGGGTCGACGTGCAGCGCGGGCAGCTGAAACGGCTCGGCCTCATGGGCGACTGGGACAATCCCTACCTCACGATGGATTACGAGGCCGAAGGGACCATCGTCGCCGAACTGATGAAGTTCGCCGAAGCCGGCAACCTCTATCGCGGCGCGAAGCCGGTGATGTGGTCCCCGGTCGAAAAGACCGCGCTGGCCGAGGCGGAGGTCGAATACGAGGACATCACCAGCACGCAGATCGACGTTGCGTTCGAGATCGTGGAGTCGCCGATCGAGGAGCTGGTCGGCGCGCACGCGGTGATCTGGACGACGACGCCGTGGACGATTCCAGTGAACCAGGCATTGGCTTATGGGCCGGAGGTTGCATATCGGCTGTGGACTTTCAGCGACGATCCCGGCGACCAGAGCGCGAAATCACCTTCCGCCTCGATCAAAAGCATTCTGGTCGCGGAACCGCTTATTCTCGATGTCCTAGATCGCATGGTTGGTCAGGGGACGCGCCCGAAAAACGCCGGCCTCGAATGGTATGGCGAGTCTTCGCCGAACCATGTGAAGCGCTTCAAAGGCTCCGACCTAGCCGGAACCAAGGTCCGCCACCCGATGCACCGCCTCGGCGGGTTCTACGCAACTCCGCGCCCGCTGCTCCCCGGCGACTTCGTCACCACTGATAGCGGCACCGGCCTCGTCCACATGGCGCCCGATCATGGCGAGGACGATTTCGAGCTGTGCAAGACCGCCGACCTGCACCCCGTCTTCGCGGTGATGGACGACGGGCGCTACCGCGACGACTGGCCGTGGCTCGGCGCTGGCGATTGCGATGCCGAGGGCAAGGAACGCCGCCGCGCGGTCATCAACGCCAATTTCAACGCGCCCGACGGCCCGATCTGCTCGGACCTGCGCGAAGCGGGCGCGCTTCTGTCCGCCTCCGCCGACTACCGGCACTCCTACCCCCATTCCTGGCGCTCCAAGGCCAAGGTGATCTACCGCTGCACGCCGCAATGGTTCGTGCCGATGGACAAGGACCTTGGGGAATCGTCGGTGGCTATCCTTCGACAAGCTCAGGATGAGCGGGGTGGGGACATGGCCTCTCACCCAGCATCCGCTCAGCCTGAGCCTGTCGAAGGCCACGTGCAGCCCTCGACGCTCCGCGAGATCGCCCTCGCCGAAATCGAGCGGGTCGAGTTCACCCCCGCACGCGGCAGCCGCCGGATCGGCTCGATGGTCGAAGGGCGGCCCGACTGGGTGCTCTCGCGCCAGCGCGCCTGGGGCGTGCCGATCACGCTCTTCGTCCGCCCGGACGGGACCTACCTGCAGGACCCGGAGGTCAACGCCCGCGTCATCGCCGCGGTCCGCGCCGACGGCGTCGATGCGTGGGAGGAAGGCCGGAAGGCCGAATTCCTCGGACCCGACCACGACCCGGCCGATTTCGAGATGGTCACCGACATCCTCGACGTCTGGTTCGATTCGGGCTGCACCCACGCCTTCGTCCTCGAAAGCGGCAAGTGGCCGGACCTCCAATGGCCCGCCGACCTCTACCTCGAAGGCAGTGACCAGCATCGCGGCTGGTTCCAGTCCTCGCTCCTCGAAAGCTGCGCCACCCGCGGCCGCGCGCCTTATGACCAGATCCTGACCCACGGCTTCACCATGGACGCCAAGGGCATGAAGATGTCGAAGAGCCTCGGCAACACGGTCAACCCGCTGAAGCTGATGGAGGAATACGGCGCGGACATCATCCGGCTGTGGGCGCTCTCGGTCGATTTCACCGCCGACCACCGGATCGGGGACGAGATCCTCAAAGGCGTCGGCGATCAGTATCGCCGGCTTCGCAACACGTTCCGTTACCTGCTGGGCGCACTCGACGGGTGGGTCGGCGATTTCGGCGACGTGGCCGAATTGCCCGAACTGGAAGTCTACGTCCTTTCGCTGCTGTCCGAACTCGACGGCAAGCTCAGGAAGGCGGCGGAGGAATACGATTTCAACGCCTACACCCGCCTGCTGGTCGATTTCTGCAACGAGGATCTTTCGGCCTTCTTCTTCGATATCCGCAAGGACACGCTCTATTGCGACGGGCCGGACAGCGACACGCGCAACGCCTATCGCGCGGTGCTCGACCTCCTTTTCCATTCGCTGGTGCGCTACGCCGCGCCGGTGCTGGTCCACACGGCGGAGGAAGTGTGGCTGACCCGCTACCCGCAGGACGGCGAACAGGGCGGCAGCGTCCACCTGCTCGAATGGCCGAGCGTGCCCGGCGTCACGGCGGACCGCGCGAAATGGGATGCCCTGCGCGCCCTGCGCGAACGCGTGACCGAGGCGATCGAGCCGCTGCGCCGCGACAAGGTGATCCGTTCCTCGAACGAGGCCGCCGTGACCGTGCCTGCCTCCGCCGTGCCCGCCGGGGTGACGGAGGAACAGCTCGCCGAACTGTTCATCAGCGCGACAGTGACCCGCGGGCAGGGCGAGGCGGTGACCGTGACCCGTTCCAGCGACAACAAGTGCGGCCGCTGCTGGCGCCTGCTCCCCGACGTGCCCGAGGACGGTGCGCTGTGCGGGCGGTGCGCGGACGTGGTGGCGCAGCTTGACGAGGCGGCCGCGTGA
- the purE gene encoding 5-(carboxyamino)imidazole ribonucleotide mutase: MSAKAAGKVAIVMGSQSDWPTMKCAAEVLEELEVAHDARIVSAHRTPDRMAAFAKGAEGEGFDVIIAGAGGAAHLPGMIAAMTHLPVLGVPVQSRALNGMDSLLSIAQMPAGVPVGTLAIGEAGATNAGLMAAAILALGDEDLSERLQDWRAARSAAVGEVPQD, translated from the coding sequence ATGAGCGCGAAAGCCGCAGGGAAGGTCGCGATCGTCATGGGCAGCCAGTCCGACTGGCCGACCATGAAATGCGCCGCCGAGGTGCTCGAGGAGCTCGAGGTCGCGCATGATGCGCGGATCGTCTCGGCGCATCGCACGCCCGACCGGATGGCCGCCTTCGCCAAGGGCGCCGAGGGCGAGGGCTTCGACGTCATCATCGCGGGCGCGGGCGGCGCGGCGCACCTGCCGGGCATGATCGCGGCCATGACGCACCTGCCGGTGCTCGGCGTGCCGGTGCAATCGCGCGCGCTCAATGGCATGGACAGCCTGCTCTCCATCGCGCAGATGCCCGCCGGCGTGCCGGTCGGCACGCTCGCCATCGGCGAGGCGGGGGCGACCAATGCCGGGCTGATGGCGGCCGCGATCCTCGCGCTCGGGGACGAGGACCTGTCCGAACGCCTGCAGGACTGGCGCGCAGCCCGCAGCGCCGCGGTCGGCGAGGTGCCGCAGGACTGA
- a CDS encoding 5-(carboxyamino)imidazole ribonucleotide synthase, which yields MRAPLPPGSTIGIFGGGQLGRMLAMSALQLGYRCIGYAPAGDNVAAEACAGFFEHHWNDREAVSAFAARCDVVTWEFENVPVAAVEAIPADRLPTSARALEVAQDRLSEKRFVEDLGGRAAPHLRIDSEEDFARALESIGTPGILKTAREGYDGKGQWRVRDRHEAQGIRFPGRRCIYERLVGFESEFSVILVRAADGEIRFWDSTANTHEGGMLVQSVLPAGEWVEAQVDEARALAGKVADALSYVGVLTLEFFATGDGPVFNEMAPRVHNSGHWTIEGAATSQFENHIRAICGLPLGETATRFATIDMRNIVGEQALGAHRILAEEGEPHLHLYGKREAREGRKMGHVTRVGARLG from the coding sequence GTGCGCGCGCCCCTCCCCCCCGGCTCGACCATCGGCATATTCGGCGGCGGGCAGCTCGGCCGGATGCTTGCCATGTCGGCCCTGCAACTGGGCTATCGCTGCATCGGCTACGCGCCCGCGGGCGACAATGTCGCGGCCGAGGCCTGCGCCGGCTTCTTCGAGCACCACTGGAACGACCGCGAGGCCGTTTCGGCCTTCGCCGCGCGCTGCGACGTCGTGACCTGGGAATTCGAGAACGTCCCGGTCGCCGCGGTGGAGGCGATCCCGGCCGACCGCCTGCCGACCTCGGCGCGCGCACTCGAAGTCGCGCAGGACCGGCTGAGCGAGAAGCGCTTCGTCGAGGACCTCGGCGGCCGCGCCGCACCGCACCTGCGGATCGACAGCGAGGAGGATTTCGCAAGGGCCCTTGAAAGCATCGGCACGCCGGGCATCCTCAAGACCGCGCGCGAGGGCTATGACGGCAAGGGCCAATGGCGCGTGCGCGACCGGCACGAGGCGCAGGGGATCCGCTTTCCCGGGCGGCGCTGCATCTACGAACGGCTGGTCGGGTTCGAATCGGAATTCTCGGTCATCCTCGTCCGCGCAGCCGACGGGGAAATCCGCTTCTGGGATTCGACCGCCAACACGCACGAGGGCGGGATGCTGGTGCAATCGGTGCTCCCGGCGGGCGAGTGGGTCGAGGCGCAGGTCGACGAAGCCCGCGCGCTTGCGGGGAAGGTCGCGGACGCTCTGTCCTATGTCGGCGTGCTGACGCTCGAATTCTTTGCCACCGGGGACGGCCCGGTGTTCAACGAAATGGCCCCGCGGGTCCACAATTCGGGCCACTGGACGATCGAGGGCGCGGCCACCAGCCAGTTCGAGAACCACATCCGCGCGATCTGCGGCCTGCCGCTGGGCGAGACCGCGACGCGCTTTGCGACCATCGACATGAGAAACATCGTCGGCGAACAGGCATTGGGCGCGCACCGCATCCTCGCCGAGGAAGGCGAGCCGCACCTTCACCTCTACGGCAAGCGCGAGGCGCGCGAGGGGCGCAAGATGGGCCATGTCACGCGGGTGGGCGCGCGTCTCGGGTGA
- a CDS encoding dihydrofolate reductase, whose product MSVPVVLIYARAANGAIGRDGGLPWHLPADLRRFKALTMGPHGRGRPMIMGRRTFESLPGLLPGRRHIVLTRSERRDLRGAEVAPSVEAALALAGQDDPDEIAVIGGAAIYDLFMDVADRIELTQIHADYAGDTFMSAPGAGWKVIRREEHPAQGGLPGYAFLTYERAERGTS is encoded by the coding sequence GTGAGCGTTCCGGTGGTCCTGATCTATGCGCGCGCCGCGAATGGCGCGATCGGCCGGGATGGCGGCCTGCCCTGGCACCTTCCGGCCGACCTCAGGCGGTTCAAGGCGCTCACCATGGGGCCGCATGGCAGGGGCCGCCCGATGATCATGGGCCGCCGGACCTTCGAGAGCCTGCCGGGCCTCCTGCCGGGCCGCCGCCATATCGTCCTCACCCGCAGCGAGCGCCGGGACCTCCGGGGCGCCGAGGTCGCGCCTTCGGTCGAGGCCGCGCTGGCGCTCGCCGGGCAGGACGATCCGGACGAGATCGCGGTGATCGGCGGGGCCGCGATCTACGACCTGTTCATGGACGTGGCCGACCGGATCGAACTCACCCAGATTCACGCGGATTATGCCGGCGACACCTTCATGTCCGCCCCCGGCGCCGGCTGGAAGGTGATCCGCCGCGAGGAGCATCCGGCGCAAGGGGGCCTTCCCGGCTATGCCTTCCTCACCTATGAGCGCGCCGAAAGGGGCACTTCCTGA
- the lspA gene encoding signal peptidase II: protein MSGLFTRNRLIGLGIAAFIAAVDQAVKWLVIEPLALRQVRHIELLPFFDLTYTENRGVSLGMLQATNMEMRFLLVLLTGAIAAVVFVWMMRERKLADIAALALILGGAIGNIRDRWSLGYVIDYADFHIGTFRPFLIFNIADAAITIGVVIILARSLLVREKDDDSDNARPLKAGETEQ from the coding sequence GTGAGCGGACTGTTCACCCGCAACCGGCTGATCGGGCTCGGCATCGCCGCCTTCATCGCGGCTGTCGACCAGGCGGTGAAGTGGCTCGTGATCGAACCGCTCGCCTTGCGGCAGGTGCGCCATATCGAGCTCCTGCCCTTCTTCGACCTCACCTATACCGAGAACCGCGGCGTCTCGCTCGGGATGCTGCAGGCGACCAACATGGAGATGCGGTTTCTTCTGGTCCTGCTGACGGGGGCAATCGCGGCGGTGGTGTTCGTGTGGATGATGCGCGAGAGGAAGCTCGCCGACATCGCCGCGCTGGCGCTGATCCTCGGCGGGGCGATCGGCAACATCCGCGACCGCTGGAGTCTTGGCTACGTCATCGACTATGCCGATTTCCACATCGGCACCTTCCGCCCCTTCCTCATCTTCAACATCGCCGACGCCGCGATCACGATCGGCGTCGTCATAATCCTTGCCCGCAGCCTGCTGGTGCGCGAAAAGGACGATGACAGCGACAACGCGCGCCCGCTCAAAGCGGGCGAGACGGAGCAATGA
- a CDS encoding bifunctional riboflavin kinase/FAD synthetase has protein sequence MRWLDHRDPIPAPLRGAVIALGNFDGFHRGHQAVAGEAIRWAHAEGRPSIIATFDPHPVRFFKPDAPPFRLTTLEQRQELYLAAGASAMLVFHFDADLAGTSAEDFIRTILIDRLGAHGVVTGGDFTFGRGAKGNVALLHGLGGELGLRARVVEAVEQDGVVSSSRIREALRNGDPQLAADLLTRPFAIRGIVEHGDKRGRTIGYPTANLAIEGYLRPKYGIYAVTGRILQTGEVLKGAANIGIRPQFEPPRELLEPHFFDFSGDLYGQEIEVAFHHFLRGEAKFDSLDALIAQMERDCAEARRLLG, from the coding sequence ATGCGCTGGCTCGATCATCGCGATCCCATCCCCGCGCCCCTGCGCGGTGCGGTGATCGCGCTCGGCAATTTCGACGGTTTCCACCGCGGCCACCAGGCCGTTGCGGGCGAGGCGATCCGCTGGGCCCACGCGGAGGGCCGCCCTTCGATCATCGCGACCTTCGACCCGCACCCGGTGCGGTTCTTCAAGCCCGACGCGCCGCCGTTTCGCCTGACCACGCTCGAACAGCGGCAGGAACTCTACCTCGCCGCGGGGGCGAGCGCGATGCTGGTGTTCCATTTCGACGCCGATCTCGCCGGGACCAGCGCGGAGGATTTCATCCGCACCATCCTGATCGACCGGCTCGGCGCGCACGGGGTGGTCACCGGAGGCGATTTCACCTTCGGCAGGGGCGCAAAGGGCAATGTCGCGCTGCTGCACGGGCTCGGCGGCGAACTCGGCCTGCGGGCGCGCGTGGTCGAGGCGGTCGAGCAGGACGGGGTGGTCTCGTCGAGCCGCATCCGCGAGGCGCTGCGCAACGGCGATCCGCAACTCGCCGCCGATCTCCTCACCCGCCCCTTCGCGATCCGCGGGATCGTCGAACACGGCGACAAGCGCGGGCGCACGATCGGCTATCCCACCGCGAACCTCGCGATCGAGGGCTACCTGCGCCCGAAATACGGGATCTACGCCGTGACCGGGCGCATCCTCCAGACCGGCGAGGTGCTGAAGGGCGCGGCCAATATCGGCATCCGCCCGCAGTTCGAACCGCCCAGGGAACTGCTCGAGCCCCATTTCTTCGACTTTTCGGGCGATCTCTACGGACAGGAGATCGAGGTCGCCTTCCACCACTTCCTGCGCGGCGAGGCGAAGTTCGACAGCCTCGATGCGCTGATCGCCCAGATGGAACGCGACTGCGCCGAAGCGCGAAGGCTGCTCGGATGA
- a CDS encoding hemolysin family protein translates to MTPFPWQDLLVIAALIVLNGVFAMSELAIVSARTSTLKARKDEGSASAEVAMALAAEPGKFLSTVQIGITLIGIIAGAYSGASLGLPVAERLVFLGVPGDIAAELGFTLVIALTTYFTIVVGELVPKQLALRAAVPISLIMARPMDWLARIAAPLVWVLDKSSAAVMALFGITPKGQSPVTSDELRMILAEATRSGVIEAEQHQILTGVVRLAERPVREMMTPRTEVDWIDADADRRHIQETIAASPHSVLPVAEGSPDAILGLVKVREVLARIVEGEAVSIRDMIRRAEVVPDQLDAMDALRVLQSADIALALVHDEYGHFEGVVTPVDLLTAIAGDFASERDEGESPQVVERADGSLLVSGALSADALADRLGLEYGDHREFGTAAGYVLSVLKKLPVEGEAFTDQGWRFEVVDMDRRRIDKLLVSRVPEHEPEDA, encoded by the coding sequence GTGACACCCTTTCCCTGGCAAGACCTCCTCGTCATCGCCGCGCTCATCGTGCTGAACGGCGTCTTCGCCATGTCGGAGCTCGCGATCGTTTCGGCCCGGACCTCGACGCTCAAGGCGCGCAAGGACGAGGGATCGGCCAGCGCCGAAGTCGCGATGGCGCTGGCGGCCGAACCGGGCAAGTTCCTGTCGACCGTGCAGATCGGGATCACGCTGATCGGGATCATCGCGGGCGCCTATTCGGGCGCGAGCTTGGGCCTGCCGGTTGCCGAGCGGCTCGTCTTTCTAGGCGTGCCGGGCGACATCGCGGCGGAACTGGGCTTCACCCTGGTGATTGCGCTGACGACCTATTTCACCATCGTCGTGGGCGAGCTCGTGCCCAAACAGCTCGCCCTGCGGGCGGCGGTGCCGATCTCGCTGATCATGGCGCGGCCGATGGACTGGCTCGCCCGCATCGCGGCGCCGCTGGTGTGGGTGCTCGACAAGTCCTCGGCGGCGGTGATGGCGCTGTTCGGGATCACGCCGAAGGGACAGTCGCCCGTCACCTCGGACGAATTGCGCATGATCCTCGCCGAGGCGACCCGCTCGGGCGTGATCGAGGCGGAGCAGCACCAGATCCTCACCGGCGTCGTGCGTCTCGCCGAACGGCCCGTGCGCGAGATGATGACGCCGCGCACCGAAGTCGACTGGATCGACGCCGATGCCGACCGCCGGCATATCCAGGAGACGATCGCGGCGAGCCCCCATTCGGTCCTGCCGGTCGCCGAAGGCTCGCCCGACGCGATCCTCGGCCTCGTCAAGGTGCGCGAGGTGCTGGCCCGGATCGTCGAGGGGGAGGCGGTCTCGATCCGCGACATGATCCGCCGGGCCGAAGTCGTGCCGGACCAGCTCGATGCGATGGATGCCCTGCGCGTGCTGCAATCGGCCGACATCGCGCTCGCGCTGGTCCACGACGAATACGGCCATTTCGAAGGCGTGGTGACGCCGGTCGACCTCCTCACCGCGATCGCGGGCGATTTCGCGAGCGAGCGGGACGAGGGCGAGAGCCCGCAGGTGGTCGAACGGGCGGACGGCTCGCTGCTCGTCTCGGGCGCGCTTTCGGCGGACGCACTCGCCGACCGGCTCGGCCTCGAATATGGCGACCACCGCGAATTCGGCACTGCGGCGGGCTATGTCCTGTCGGTGCTGAAGAAGCTCCCGGTCGAGGGCGAGGCCTTCACCGACCAGGGCTGGCGTTTCGAAGTGGTGGACATGGACCGCCGCCGCATCGACAAGCTCCTGGTGAGCCGCGTGCCCGAGCACGAGCCCGAGGACGCCTGA
- a CDS encoding DUF3035 domain-containing protein — MHTLKTAILLGSASAMLAACGGGGLFNRDRPDEFAVQRQAPLVVPPDFSLTPPEPGAPRPAEGTASEQALEALFGGPAQRSQIESSALDRAGSAAPSIRSLVGDERTNTVAKGRVTRDIIAAPEGDGQNAQTLIPG; from the coding sequence ATGCACACCCTGAAAACCGCCATCCTGCTCGGTTCGGCCAGCGCCATGCTCGCCGCGTGCGGCGGCGGCGGGCTGTTCAATCGCGACCGGCCGGACGAATTCGCCGTGCAGCGGCAGGCGCCGCTCGTGGTGCCGCCCGATTTCAGCCTCACCCCGCCCGAACCCGGCGCGCCCCGCCCGGCCGAAGGCACGGCGAGCGAGCAGGCCCTGGAAGCCCTGTTCGGCGGCCCCGCGCAGCGCAGTCAGATCGAAAGCAGCGCGCTCGATCGCGCGGGCAGCGCGGCGCCCAGCATCCGTTCGCTGGTCGGGGACGAGCGGACCAACACGGTCGCCAAGGGCCGCGTCACCCGCGACATCATCGCCGCGCCCGAAGGCGACGGCCAGAACGCGCAGACGCTCATTCCGGGCTGA
- a CDS encoding 3'(2'),5'-bisphosphate nucleotidase CysQ, translating to MIDKARFTEIVREAGRIAHARWPGAGHALSSWDKTPGNPVSEADLEVDRFLRRELMRLLPAAAWLSEETADDKQRTGSGLIWEVDPIDGTRDFVRGRTGWAISVALVSAGRPLIGMLVAPARGEEWCAVAGQGATLNDAPLRASARAEFAGARVPVDRLAEEDSMLVAVEKPNSIALRIAMVADDRADLVATLRWGFEWDVAAATLIAREAGARVSDAFGRPLDYNKHDPRDFGVLVCAPGIHEATVRHLAERAKALR from the coding sequence GTGATCGACAAGGCCCGTTTCACAGAGATCGTCCGCGAGGCGGGCCGCATCGCCCATGCCCGCTGGCCGGGGGCGGGCCATGCCCTGTCGAGCTGGGACAAGACGCCCGGCAACCCGGTGAGCGAGGCCGATCTCGAGGTCGACCGCTTCCTCAGGCGCGAGCTGATGCGGCTGCTTCCCGCGGCTGCCTGGCTGTCGGAGGAAACCGCCGACGACAAGCAGCGCACCGGGAGCGGCCTCATCTGGGAAGTCGATCCGATCGACGGGACCCGCGATTTCGTACGAGGGCGGACCGGCTGGGCGATCTCGGTCGCGCTGGTGAGCGCGGGCCGGCCGCTGATCGGGATGCTGGTCGCGCCCGCGCGAGGCGAGGAATGGTGCGCGGTGGCGGGCCAGGGCGCGACGCTGAACGATGCGCCGCTCAGGGCCAGCGCGCGCGCCGAGTTCGCGGGCGCGCGGGTGCCCGTCGACCGGCTTGCGGAAGAGGATTCGATGCTGGTCGCGGTGGAGAAGCCCAATTCGATCGCGCTCAGGATCGCGATGGTCGCCGACGACCGCGCCGATCTCGTCGCGACGCTGCGCTGGGGCTTCGAATGGGATGTGGCCGCTGCAACCCTGATCGCGCGCGAGGCGGGCGCGCGGGTGAGCGACGCCTTCGGCCGGCCGCTCGACTACAACAAGCACGACCCGCGCGATTTCGGGGTGCTGGTCTGCGCGCCCGGGATCCACGAGGCGACCGTGCGGCACCTTGCCGAAAGGGCGAAGGCGCTGCGCTGA